The Bradyrhizobium guangxiense genomic sequence AAGAACTGGGACCGCACCACCATCAATTTGCCCTTCGGGCGGGGCGCATTGGTCGGCATCAAGGAAATCCACGTTCCGCCGGATGCCGACGCCGACACGATGGAAGCGCTGCGGCTGGAGCTGGAACAGACCTTGAACGAGGCGACCCGCCGCGCCTATGCGCAACTTGGCCGTCCGGGACCCCAAGATGCCTAAATCGCTGCCCATCGCGTTGCCGATCACGCTGCGGATGTACCGGCGCCTTGCCTCCGGCCTGGTGCCGCTTGCGCCCGCGCTGATCAAGCGGCGGCTCAGGCAGGGCAAGGAAGACCCCGCGCGCGTCGGTGAGCGGCGCGGCCTGTCCCGCGACGTGCGGCCGCACGGCCCGCTGGTCTGGATCCACGGCGCCAGCGTCGGCGAGGTGCTGGCCGCAGCGGCGCTGATCGAGCGCCTGCGCGATCTCAATCTGCGCATCCTGCTCACCTCGGGCACCGTCACCTCGGCCGCTGTGGTCGCGAAGCGCTTCCCGCCCGACGTCATCCATCAATACGTGCCGTATGATTCGCCGCGCTATGTCGCGCGCTTCCTCGACCATTGGAAGCCGTCGCTGGCGCTGTTCATCGAATCCGATCTGTGGCCGAATCTGATCCTCGCCGGCGCATCGCGCCGGGTGCCGATGGTGCTGATCAACGGGCGGATGTCGCCGCGCTCGTTCCCGCGTTGGCGGCGCATGCACGGGACCATCTCGGCGCTGCTGTCGCGGTTCGACATTTGCCTGGCGCAATCGAAGACCGATGCCGAACGCTTCTCTGCGCTCGGCGGCCGCGACGTGGTCACGACGGGCAATCTCAAGCTCGACGTGCCGGCGCCGCCGGCCGATTCCGCCAAGCTCGAGCGACTGATCGCGATGACGCGCGGGCGGCCGGTCATCGTCGCGGCCTCGACCCATCCCGGCGAGGACGAGATGCTGGTCGCCGCGCATCGCAGCCTCGTCGGTTTCTTCCCGCAGCTCCTCACCGTGATCGTGCCGCGGCATCCCGATCGCGGCTCTTCGATAGCGGGCTTGATCACCGCCTCTGGCCTGACGCCGGCGTTGCGCTCGCGCGAGGAACTGCCGACCGCGACGACCGATATCTATGTCGCCGACACCATGGGCGAGCTCGGCCTGTTCTATCGCCTCTCGCCGATCGTATTCATGGGCGGATCGCTGATCCACCATGGCGGGCAGAATCCGATCGAGGCGGTCAAGCTGGGCGCTGCGATCGTCCATGGTCCGCACGTCTTCAACTTCGCCGATGTCTATGAGGCGCTCGACGGCAGCGGCGGGGCGCGCCAGGCCGACACGCAGGAGGCGCTGGTCAAGCAGCTCGGCCAATTGCTGGCCGACCCCGTCATGCGCGACAAGATGCAGCGTGCCGGCGCGGGCGTGGTGGAGCAGCTCGGCGGCGCGCTCAATCGCACCATGACCGCGCTCGAGCCTTATCTGTTGCAGCTGCGGATCGAAATGGGAGCCGCCAATGCGTGAGCCGGCCTTCTGGTACCGGCCACGTTCCCCCCAGTCCTACGCGTTATGGCCGCTCGCAGCGCTCTACGGCGCAATCACCGGGCGGCGCATGCTGCGCAAGGGTGTTGACGCCGGCATTCCCGTGATCTGCGTCGGCAATTACCATGTCGGCGGCGCCGGCAAGACGCCGACCGTGCTGGCGCTGACCAAGCTTTTGCGCGAGCTCGGCGAGACGCCGGTGGTGCTCAGCCGCGGCTATGGCGGGCGCCTGGAAGGCCCTGTCATGGTCGATCGCGAACGTCACACCGCCTCGGACGTCGGCGACGAGCCGCTGATGATGGCGCGCGATGTCCCCGTCGCGGTCGCACGCGATCGCCTCGGCGGCGTCGCGCTGGCGAAGTCGCAAGGCGCCACCGTGATTCTGATGGACGACGGCTTCCAGAACCCGCGCCTGGTCAAGGATGCTTCTCTGATCGTGATCGACAGCGAGCGCGGCCTCGGCAACGGCGAGGTGTTTCCCGCCGGCCCCTTGCGCGCGCCGCTGCAGGTCCAGCTCGCGCGCACCGACGCGCTGGTGCTGATCGGCGATGGCCGCGCGGCCAACGATGTCGCGGCAGAGCTTGCCAAGCGCAACAGACCAGCGCTGCGCGCGCGCCTGAAGCCCGATGCGAACACGGTCGCGCAGCTCCTCGGCAAGCGAGTCCTCGCCTTCGCCGGCATCGGCGATCCCGGCCGCTTCTTCCGCACTCTTCGCGCCAGCGGCATCGACGTCGCGCGCACGCGGCCCTTCGCCGACCACCACATGTTCTCGACCGAGGAGATCGCCACCCTCGCAGCGGACGCCCAGCGCGAGCAACTGACGCTGGTAACGACGGAAAAGGACCTCGCACGCCTGCGCGGCAGCAAGGGCGTGCCTGGCGACATCGTGCCGTTCGCCGTCCAGCTTGAGTTCGATGAGCCGGCAAAGCTGCGGCAATTGATCAGCGACCATCTCTACGAGGCACGCGAGCGCAGGTTCTCTAGGCGTTGATCTCGTCGTGTGGGCACGCTCGCGCTTATGCCCATTCTGATGCATTCCTGCCAACGTCAGAATCACGTCTGCTGGCGAATCCACTTCCGCGCCTTCGCGAGTTGATGTAGCCTGGCATGAGAGCCGTCACCGGGACGTGCCGAACTCCCGGCAATTATCGACGGCGTTGATGCCCACGGCGGGCAATGAATCTTCATCATGTCAATGTAGCGGCCGTAACGATCAGATCGGAACGGCGCGGAGAGTTATTGCCAACAATTCAGAGGAGAGCATGCCATGCATTTTTGCCTCACCGGACAATATACGCCACGCGCTCTCAATGCCATTTTGGAGAATCCCACGACCGATCGCCAGGAGGCCGCCCGAAAACTCGTCGAAGCGGCCGGCGGAAAACTGGTCTCGATGTACAGCGTCGCGACCGACGGCCCAGGCGTTCTGGTGATTTTCGATGTGCCTGATCCCAGTGCGGCTCCGGCCATTTCAGGCCTGACCGTCACGGCGGGCACGCTGCAGAACGTGAAGCTGGTTCGGTTGTTCACGCAGGACGAGATCAAGCAGGTTCGCCAGAACGCGGCGAAGCTGCGTTCCTCGTATTCGCCGCCCGGAAGCTGACATCCGGATTCAAAGCGCAGCCGCCGCAGTCGGACGACGCGGCGGCTGCTCTCATGTCAAAATCAGAACCATGTCTGCAACGCGGCGAGGGGGCACGCTCACCACGCCCCGACGGCCATCATTCCGATGATGGTGAGGCATGAGACGCAGGCCACCATCACAGTATAACATTCCGGCGTATTCATCGGCGGCTCCCAAACTGTTGCGAAACGCTTGGTCACTGCGACCTGTGGGGACGTTAGCGGCCTTGCTGCCGCTTCAATTCCGCGAGTCGCGACCGGGATCTCCGTGGACGTCGGTTCTCTCATCGTCACCCTGATCGACTGAGTGATGATGCGCTTCGCGCGCTTCCAAGCGTTTAGTTGCGGTCAGAAGCTGCTTCCGCATTTCAGCGAGACGGGCGCGGCAATATTCACGATAGAGTCGGTCCAGTATGGCGGGCATGATCACCCCCATCGTTGACTTTCGATTTACAGATGTCCCACCGCGAACTTCCGAGGTGATCGTAGCCCGCCAGACGGCTCTTCGATATGAGCCCGTTCACACACTGCGCCAATTCCAGAGCTCGACAACTGTGCTTGCTTGATTGACGGCGCGACAAAAAAGGGGCGAGGCCAAGTTACCTAACACGCAGCTTAGCAGCCTTGTGTTTCACCAGGACTTCGTCGAACAACTTAAGGGCGCCGAACCGCGGCGCAGAATCCAACCACAACGCGAAACGACTCACCAGAGGCTGCAGGCAAGCTTCAATGCAAGCAGAGCAGCGCGACAGAGATCATCTTGCTGGGAATCGGCCAAGTGCGTCCGCGCGCATGTACTTCATTATGAAGGTGGCCGAGCGGCGCATCGTGAACTC encodes the following:
- the lpxK gene encoding tetraacyldisaccharide 4'-kinase, coding for MREPAFWYRPRSPQSYALWPLAALYGAITGRRMLRKGVDAGIPVICVGNYHVGGAGKTPTVLALTKLLRELGETPVVLSRGYGGRLEGPVMVDRERHTASDVGDEPLMMARDVPVAVARDRLGGVALAKSQGATVILMDDGFQNPRLVKDASLIVIDSERGLGNGEVFPAGPLRAPLQVQLARTDALVLIGDGRAANDVAAELAKRNRPALRARLKPDANTVAQLLGKRVLAFAGIGDPGRFFRTLRASGIDVARTRPFADHHMFSTEEIATLAADAQREQLTLVTTEKDLARLRGSKGVPGDIVPFAVQLEFDEPAKLRQLISDHLYEARERRFSRR
- a CDS encoding 3-deoxy-D-manno-octulosonic acid transferase, whose amino-acid sequence is MRNLAVRDPKMPKSLPIALPITLRMYRRLASGLVPLAPALIKRRLRQGKEDPARVGERRGLSRDVRPHGPLVWIHGASVGEVLAAAALIERLRDLNLRILLTSGTVTSAAVVAKRFPPDVIHQYVPYDSPRYVARFLDHWKPSLALFIESDLWPNLILAGASRRVPMVLINGRMSPRSFPRWRRMHGTISALLSRFDICLAQSKTDAERFSALGGRDVVTTGNLKLDVPAPPADSAKLERLIAMTRGRPVIVAASTHPGEDEMLVAAHRSLVGFFPQLLTVIVPRHPDRGSSIAGLITASGLTPALRSREELPTATTDIYVADTMGELGLFYRLSPIVFMGGSLIHHGGQNPIEAVKLGAAIVHGPHVFNFADVYEALDGSGGARQADTQEALVKQLGQLLADPVMRDKMQRAGAGVVEQLGGALNRTMTALEPYLLQLRIEMGAANA
- a CDS encoding GYD domain-containing protein codes for the protein MHFCLTGQYTPRALNAILENPTTDRQEAARKLVEAAGGKLVSMYSVATDGPGVLVIFDVPDPSAAPAISGLTVTAGTLQNVKLVRLFTQDEIKQVRQNAAKLRSSYSPPGS